Proteins encoded within one genomic window of Prauserella marina:
- a CDS encoding replication initiator, producing METLEQRLTHRVRASDYADWRAKVRAVNGCAKPIRLTGAHQLQDTRTGTVLHHHGGDIFAPCGNRRSAVCPACSDRYAADAFHLVRAGLVGGTKGVPTAVTDRPRAFVTLTAPSFGPVHHARTSARGKRIPCGCGEHHHDADTRIGTPLDPEGYDYVGAVLWQAHAGVLWQRFTMRLRREIAKRAGIRVRDFPTEARLSYGKVAEYQRRGLIHFHAIIRLDGPDGATTPAPPWAHPDLLDDAIHAAAGAVVLNAARPDGTTDTLTWGTQVDVRPIQPSGSTEFETRDGQISEARLAAYIAKYATKGTGKTEAADRPIRSQLDIDFLRVSEHHRRIIQTAWDLGDLPMYEELNLRRWAHMLAFRGHFLTKSTRYSTTFKTIRGDRKVFRLTETLQRLGLADQADTIAVVNDWTFHGAGYRDDAERELAAGIATRIQDDRKAKYANEYAKEQQP from the coding sequence ATGGAAACGCTGGAACAACGCCTCACCCACCGCGTCCGCGCTTCGGACTATGCCGACTGGCGGGCCAAAGTCCGCGCCGTCAACGGCTGCGCCAAACCCATCCGCCTCACCGGAGCGCATCAACTCCAAGACACCCGCACCGGAACCGTGCTGCATCACCATGGTGGGGACATCTTCGCGCCCTGCGGCAACCGCCGCTCCGCCGTCTGCCCCGCCTGTAGCGACCGCTACGCCGCCGACGCCTTCCACCTCGTCCGCGCGGGACTTGTCGGCGGCACCAAAGGTGTTCCCACGGCTGTCACCGACCGCCCCCGGGCGTTCGTCACCCTCACCGCACCCTCGTTCGGCCCGGTGCATCACGCCCGGACCAGCGCACGGGGCAAGCGCATCCCCTGCGGCTGCGGCGAACACCATCACGACGCCGACACCCGCATCGGCACACCCCTCGACCCCGAGGGCTACGACTATGTGGGGGCGGTGCTGTGGCAAGCCCACGCCGGAGTGCTCTGGCAGCGCTTCACCATGCGCCTACGCCGAGAAATCGCCAAACGGGCAGGAATCCGCGTCCGCGACTTCCCCACCGAAGCCCGCCTGTCCTACGGCAAAGTCGCCGAATACCAACGCCGGGGCCTCATCCACTTCCACGCCATCATCCGCCTCGACGGCCCCGACGGCGCCACCACACCCGCCCCACCTTGGGCGCACCCCGACCTACTTGACGACGCCATCCACGCCGCCGCCGGAGCAGTCGTGCTGAACGCGGCCCGCCCGGACGGCACCACCGACACCCTCACCTGGGGCACACAGGTCGACGTCCGACCGATCCAGCCCAGTGGCTCAACCGAGTTCGAAACCCGCGACGGGCAGATCAGCGAGGCCCGCCTGGCGGCCTATATCGCCAAGTACGCCACCAAAGGCACCGGTAAGACCGAGGCCGCCGACCGTCCCATCCGATCGCAACTCGACATCGACTTCCTCCGAGTCTCCGAGCATCACCGGCGGATCATCCAAACGGCCTGGGACCTCGGCGACCTGCCCATGTATGAGGAGCTGAACCTGCGGCGCTGGGCACACATGCTCGCCTTCCGAGGCCACTTCCTCACCAAATCCACCCGCTACTCCACCACCTTCAAAACCATCCGGGGCGACCGCAAAGTCTTCCGGCTGACCGAAACACTCCAGCGCCTCGGCCTGGCCGACCAGGCCGACACCATCGCAGTGGTCAACGACTGGACCTTCCACGGCGCCGGATACCGCGACGACGCCGAACGCGAACTCGCCGCAG